A genomic segment from Tachysurus fulvidraco isolate hzauxx_2018 chromosome 21, HZAU_PFXX_2.0, whole genome shotgun sequence encodes:
- the sec16a gene encoding protein transport protein Sec16A isoform X2, with product MQPPPRAVPPGACGTPPPPTSGGSNAFRRNRPHKHGALAPNATSTPPPQPLTDPFAFGRQGSFSATVSNQTPPLNSSPLPMQAPLGACFNQTGPPQGQPSGAQVPIAGPVHTFFPHHVGSSGSPLGSNLPSAEPGYFSSQEPMPYIAQLPNSVPSFTHTVHASPAALTPSVQSTPSFQPTPPAPSHSGTDHGSRPPSVQNYFQPTSDTPQPFHAHPQAQAPPPAPLPHPGPFQSHTLNHSQSALLNIGEPAISQQQNTLFSAQSYLSQTGGAPEPWYSQVPQDPLQRTCPLPYTVPSADHGTLSMFFHGNDVENEETLSGEGHVNGVSHPPQGREANENINPFLNETGNVNVTTGPCDSVENLECVPNLEVLPNEPPSSHAYEAGPNLETPDTGSRPARSASVSSSYSNVSHSSGHTPHSSSHPPRRYQGVVGTFIQQESPRPTDTPASHPSAGGYFEQIDSAPAPEQSPTFPTPSPPKPVGVFQASANSSFEPVRSHSVGVRPTEVDRARMVKEKGGVDILPGNLEQPPDNLETIYFPGGQDRRPSSRAQGLRRPCESPATTLWAQSDAASLGANILLAPAAPSLATTMASSSKPSTEIIQPPEDGPLDLQPPLTHAQPHSENLENPPDSAPQASLGYASLLVSTPPTESLNQPVLIATPSSNYTVISPQIPVPTTNQMSPKDSNVPVQSPSQAQVASQLPQCSHSANLPPPLFSQTPIGFHQPSNQSPLNQAREVQDASLPVQPAQSTILKAQSPGSQSLPSSNSQIPSSVSVISQNHRSNYELLDFSMHQTQSTNQATSHTAPTPVNNAAGFYLQVTKDLQQGTRADNEPPLQQPTPNLPRVPSNQSSTAPSNPSNPANPASQYQPPPQATPVSQATTFSTYPPQSVNSAGTHEPQRPPSVHGGQQGYGVPPPVPPEPGLGSYYAEYQDGRHPFPQSYPPMDPRAQSYYQDDPYRRGDLRYNRYNGPNPGYREADRQPERPSSRTSQYSDQPSSREGYAEDYPRPNRSAYEDYYANYYKYMDQNRWYDPNALYDPRYRSYYEQAYGWYNYDPEAYRRADPYFGQRYSNRREGYDDPWRYYPGYDSSFDDECRPRETYGDELERRSVHSDRSTHSRRSSFSSRSQQSQVYRSQTDLVAAGYEATTTTLPVDYSYGQFPEQSTTLNYSQYDATNSTWAAPEQAPPRPLTPEKYSVPHCCARFGPAGQLILVQPNLPSAGQPALVEVHSMETMMQDFSEQAELRAFPGPLVKEETHKVDVIKFAQNKAQECTRNDDLIDKDSAFLIWEFIVLLCRQNGTVVGTDIADLLLKEHRSVWLPGKSPNEANLIDFNNEAIERPEEEGSGPLSLLSDTFMGVAENVGKETERFRELLLFGRKKDALESAMKNGLWGHALLLASKMDNRTHARVMTRFANSLPINDPLQTVYQLMSGRMPASATCCGDEKWGDWRPHLAMVLSNLTHALDLDTRTITTMGDTLASKGLLDAAHFCYLMAQVGFGVFTKKSTKIVLIGSNHSLSFVRFCTIEAIQRTEAYEYAQSLGSQPISLPNFQVFKFIYACHLAEMGLCAQAFHYCEVISRALLALPNYHSPAFINQLIQMSERLRFFDPQLKEKPEQELFQEPDWLLQLRKLSNQIRDGVITLRTDRSTPQPSACTTPNSEGQASHAEAPSFISDSHNPLMTSLMPQPGPSTPGVQLMPPAPVTILQDGTASLHHGPLHIEGVPFNPTAPAPPQPGFIPQYQPENQSYQSMPAQSPTLQPPGMPPQIPFYTPMEIPPQTSPQMPPQMPPQMPPQMPSQMPLQMPPQMSPQNSLHMHPHMPPHIPQQIHGVESTPTPPSPQSPSAHAPPAQMDFYDNMAQMSTGRRSRTTSQSSVHRISGRRSRTTSESSTHSAGRERSNSLANQSSPPPPPIPEAPIQEAPKKTKKDSPKKGGGGGIFSWLSRRVKNEVHLPDDNNKSIVWDERRQRWVNQDEGEEEVKPVAPPPKTFPKAPMGVGPGMGGASTGPPAGPPINVFSRKAGTKARYVDVLNPGRRNSNPTPAVAPPADLFAPLAPMAMPANLFVPSAAPDDQHPVEGSVPDSNGNTEHIQPNTAVPQMFNPTLLPSVPDGAQSGELSRSSSMSSLSREVPTEIPGQGAPPPGTVTFYNPSQFAQSVPAARARPGRLGQREYPTLK from the exons ATGCAACCCCCTCCTCGTGCTGTGCCTCCTGGAGCATGTggtacaccaccaccacctacCTCTGGTGGTTCAAATGCTTTCAGGAGAAATCGACCACACAAGCATGGAGCACTTGCACCCAATGCAACATCAACTCCACCTCCACAGCCACTGACTGACCCTTTTGCCTTTGGGAGGCAAGGCTCTTTCTCTGCAACAGTAAGCAACCAGACTCCTCCACTAAACAGTAGTCCTCTTCCTATGCAAGCCCCTCTCGGAGCATGTTTTAACCAGACTGGTCCACCTCAAGGCCAACCATCAGGAGCACAAGTGCCAATAGCTGGTCCTGTTCACACCTTTTTCCCTCATCATGTTGGCTCTTCAGGATCTCCATTGGGCTCTAATCTACCTTCTGCTGAACCTGGGTATTTCAGCTCCCAAGAACCAATGCCATACATCGCACAGTTGCCTAACTCTGTCCCTTCATTCACCCACACAGTGCATGCTTCCCCTGCAGCCTTGACCCCGTCAGTTCAAAGTACACCTTCATTTCAGCCCACGCCACCTGCTCCATCTCATTCCGGAACTGATCATGGCAGTCGTCCTCCTTCTGTTCAGAACTACTTTCAGCCAACCAGTGATACACCACAGCCATTTCATGCACACCctcaggcacaggctcccccaCCTGCCCCCTTGCCCCATCCTGGCCCATTTCAGTCACACACTCTGAATCATAGTCAGTCAGCCCTACTGAATATAGGTGAGCCAGCAATTTCCCAACAACAAAACACTCTATTTTCTGCCCAGAGTTATCTCAGCCAGACTGGTGGTGCCCCAGAGCCATGGTATAGTCAGGTTCCACAGGATCCCTTGCAGCGTACCTGTCCTCTTCCATATACAGTTCCATCTGCTGACCATGGAACACTGTCCATGTTCTTTCATGGCAATGATGTAGAAAATGAAGAAACTCTTTCTGGGGAGGGCCATGTCAATGGGGTCTCTCACCCTCCCCAGGGCAGGGAAgcaaatgaaaacattaatCCCTTTTTGAATGAAACTGGGAATGTCAACGTGACTACAGGTCCATGTGACTCAGTTGAGAATCTGGAATGTGTTCCAAATCTGGAAGTTTTGCCTAATGAACCACCATCAAGCCATGCTTATGAGGCAGGGCCTAACTTGGAAACACCGGACACTGGCTCTCGTCCTGCACGATCAGCAAGTGTTTCATCCAGCTATAGCAATGTCAGTCACAGTAGTGGCCATACCCCCCACAGTAGCAGCCACCCTCCACGACGATATCAGGGAGTTGTTGGGACGTTTATCCAGCAAGAAAGCCCCCGGCCCACTGATACACCAGCATCCCACCCTTCTGCTGGTGGTTACTTTGAACAGATAGATTCTGCTCCTGCTCCAGAGCAAAGTCCAACTTTCCCCACACCCAGCCCTCCTAAACCAGTCGGGGTGTTCCAGGCCAGTGCTAACTCTTCATTTGAGCCTGTGCgatcacacagtgtaggggttAGACCTACTGAAGTTGACCGTGCTAGAATGGTAAAGGAAAAAGGTGGAGTTGATATCTTGCCTGGCAACTTGGAGCAGCCTCCAGACAATTTGGAGACAATCTACTTTCCCGGAGGACAGGATCGCAGGCCTTCGTCTCGAGCTCAGGGGTTGCGACGACCCTGTGAAAGTCCTGCCACAACCCTTTGGGCTCAAAGTGATGCAGCTAGCCTTGGTGCTAATATACTTTTGGCACCTGCTGCACCTTCTCTTGCTACTACTATGGCTTCATCATCTAAGCCCAGTACTGAGATCATCCAGCCACCAGAAGATGGGCCCCTGGATCTGCAGCCTCCTCTGACACATGCACAGCCTCACTCTGAGAACCTTGAGAATCCACCTGACTCAGCTCCTCAGGCAAGTTTGGGATATGCTTCTTTGCTAGTGTCCACGCCTCCCACAGAGTCTCTCAACCAGCCTGTTTTGATTGCCACGCCTTCTTCCAATTATACAGTGATTTCTCCTCAAATACCTGTTCCAACAACCAATCAAATGAGTCCCAAGGATTCGAATGTACCTGTTCAATCACCGTCTCAAGCACAAGTGGCTAGTCAGTTGCCACAGTGTTCTCATTCCGCTAATCTTCcacctcctctcttctctcaaACACCAATCGGCTTTCACCAACCTTCAAACCAAAGTCCATTAAATCAGGCACGAGAAGTTCAAGATGCTTCACTTCCTGTCCAACCAGCCCAGTCTACAATTTTGAAGGCCCAATCACCAGGAAGCCAATCACTTCCATCTTCTAATTCACAAATTCCTTCTTCTGTTTCTGTGATCAGTCAAAATCATCGCTCAAATTATGAACTTCTTGATTTTTCTATGCACcaaacacagagcacaaatcAGGCCACTTCTCATACAGCTCCTACCCCAGTAAATAATGCCGCTGGCTTTTACTTGCAGGTCACAAAAGATTTGCAGCAAGGGACACGAGCTGATAATGAGCCTCCTCTTCAGCAACCAACCCCAAATCTCCCTAGAGTTCCTAGTAATCAGTCCAGTACTGCCCCTTCTAATCCCTCCAATCCAGCTAATCCAGCATCACAATATCAACCTCCCCCACAGGCTACACCTGTTTCTCAAGCCACCACATTCTCCACATATCCTCCTCAATCTGTTAACTCTGCTGGTACCCATGAGCCCCAGCGCCCCCCATCTGTACATGGCGGTCAGCAGGGTTACGGTGTCCCACCTCCAGTGCCTCCTGAGCCTGGACTTGGCAGCTACTATGCAGAGTACCAGGATGGAAGGCATCCTTTCCCACAATCGTACCCACCCATGGACCCAAGGGCTCAGAGCTACTACCAG GATGACCCATATCGAAGGGGAGATCTGCGGTATAATCGGTACAATGGACCAAATCCTGGGTACCGGGAAGCTGACCGACAGCCAGAGAGGCCAAGTTCTAGGACCAGTCAGTACTCTGACCAACCCAGCTCCAG GGAGGGGTATGCTGAGGATTACCCCAGGCCTAACCGCAGTGCCTATGAAGACTACTATGCAAATTACTATAAGTATATGG ATCAGAACAGGTGGTACGACCCTAATGCTCTTTATGATCCTCGTTATCGAAGTTACTATGAGCAGGCCTATGGATGGTATAATTATGACCCTGAGGCCTACAGAAGAGCTGACCCTTACTTTGGCCAACGGTATTCCAACAG GCGTGAAGGCTATGATGACCCATGGCGTTACTATCCCGGATATGATTCAAGTTTTGATGATGAATGCCGTCCACGAGAAACGTATGGAGATGAGTTAGAGCGCCGTTCAGTTCACAGTGACAGATCAACACACAGCCGCCGGAGCAGCTTCAGCTCCCGCTcacagcag agtcaGGTGTACAGGAGTCAGACGGATCTTGTTGCTGCAGGTTATGAAGCTACAACAACCACACTGCCTGTAGATTATTCGTATGGCCAGTTCCCAGAGCAGTCAACCACCCTGAATTACAGCCAGTATGATGCCACAAACTCCACATGGGCTGCCCCTGAACAGG CTCCTCCAAGGCCGTTGACACCGGAGAAGTACTCAGTTCCTCACTGCTGTGCAAGGTTTGGACCAGCAGGTCAGCTGATCTTAGTTCAGCCCAACCTGCCCTCAGCTGGGCAGCCTGCCCTTGTCGAGGTTCATAGCATGGAG ACAATGATGCAGGATTTTTCAGAGCAGGCCGAGTTACGAGCCTTCCCAGGACCACTTGTCAA GGAGGAAACCCATAAAGTTGACGTTATAAAGTTTGCCCAAAACAAAGCCCAGGAGTGCACGCGAAATGATGACCTCATTGATAAGGACTCTGCCTTTCTGATCTGGGAGTTCATCGTACTGCTGTGTCGTCAGAATggg ACTGTAGTTGGCACAGACATTGCTGATCTCTTGCTGAAGGAACATCGTTCTGTGTGGCTGCCAGGAAAATCGCCTAATGAGGCGAACCTCATTGATTTCAACAATGAGGCGATAGAACGGCCAGAGGAGGAGGGGTCAGGGCCACTCTCGCTCTTGTCCGACACGTTCATGGGTGTGGCTGAAAACGTTGGAAAGGAGACTGAACGCTTCCGAGAGCTCCTGCTCTTTGGGCGGAAAAAG GATGCTCTGGAGTCTGCTATGAAGAACGGACTTTGGGGCCATGCCCTACTATTGGCTAGTAAGATGGACAATAGAACACATGCAAGAGTCATGACCAG gTTTGCCAACAGTCTTCCAATTAATGATCCACTGCAGACAGTCTACCAGCTCATGTCAGGAAGGATGCCTGCTTCTGCCACG TGTTGTGGGGATGAGAAGTGGGGTGACTGGCGTCCTCACCTGGCCATGGTTCTTTCCAACCTCACACATGCACTTGACCTGGACACACGCACCATCACGACCATGGGAGATACGCTGG ctTCTAAAGGTCTGCTTGATGCTGCTCATTTCTGTTACTTGATGGCTCAAGTGGGTTTTGGTGTCTTTACCAAGAAAAGCACCAAGATAGTCCTCATTGGCTCCAACCACAG tctttCATTTGTGAGGTTCTGTACTATAGAAGCGATCCAGAGGACAGAAGCGTATGAATATGCACAGTCACTTGGTTCCCAGCCTATTTCACTGCCCAACTTCCAG GTGTTTAAGTTCATCTACGCTTGCCATCTGGCTGAAATGGGGCTTTGTGCCCAAGCATTTCACTATTGTGAGGTCATTTCCCGTGCGCTTCTGGCCTTGCCTAACTACCACTCGCCTGCTTTCATCAATCAGCTTATACAG atgtcCGAGCGATTGAGGTTTTTTGACCCCCAGTTAAAGGAGAAGCCAGAGCAAGAACTCTTCCAAGAACCTGACTGGCTACTGCAGCTAAGGAAACTCAGCAACCAGATCAGg GATGGCGTGATAACCTTACGGACAGATCGGAGTACTCCCCAGCCATCTGCCTGCACTACACCAAACTCTGAGGGACAAGCAAGTCATGCTGAAGCTCCATCTTTTATTTCTGACTCCCACAACCCCCTCATGACAAGTCTTATGCCCCAGCCTGGCCCATCCACCCCAGGGGTTCAGCTCATGccaccag CTCCAGTAACTATTTTGCAAGACGGGACGGCTTCTCTGCACCACGGCCCTCTCCATATCGAGGGTGTCCCGTTTAACCCAACAGCCCCTGCTCCACCCCAGCCTGGCTTCATCCCTCAATATCAGCCTGAGAACCAGTCATATCAATCTATGCCAGCCCAGAGTCCCACTCTTCAGCCACCTGGTATGCCTCCACAAATACCCTTCTACACACCAATGGAAATTCCACCTCAGACATCTCCCCAGATGCCTCCCCAGATGCCTCCCCAGATGCCTCCCCAGATGCCTTCCCAGATGCCTCTCCAGATGCCTCCCCAGATGTCTCCTCAGAATTCCCTCCACATGCACCCCCATATGCCTCCCCACATTCCACAACAGATTCATGGTGTAGAATCTACACCTACTCCTCCATCTCCACAGTCTCCATCTGCTCATGCTCCACCTGCCCAGATGGACTTCTATGACAACATGGCACAGATg AGTACAGGAAGAAGATCCCGAACCACATCGCAGTCTTCAGTGCACAGG aTCTCTGGACGTCGTTCTCGCACTACGTCGGAGTCGTCCACTCATTCGGCGGGAAGGGAGCGCAGCAACTCTTTAGCAAATCAgagctctcctcctcctccacccatACCAGAGGCTCCTATCCAGGAAGCGCCTAAGAAAACCAAGAAGGACTCTCCCAAAAAG GGAGGAGGTGGAGGCATCTTCAGCTGGTTATCCCGAAGGGTTAAGAATGAAGTTCATCTTCCAGATGACAACAATAAATCT ATTGTGTGGGATGaaaggagacagagatgggTGAATCAGGATGAAGGCGAGGAGGag GTCAAACCTGTTGCCCCTCCTCCCAAAACGTTTCCAAAAGCTCCAATGGGGGTCGGACCTGGAATGGGTGGAGCATCAACTGGACCACCTGCAGGGCCACCTATTAATGTGTTCTCCAGGAAAGCAG GCACTAAGGCTCGGTACGTGGATGTGTTGAATCCGGGCCGACGGAATTCCAACCCTACCCCTGCTGTTGCTCCACCCGCAGATCTGTTTGCTCCTCTTGCACCCATGGCCATGCCAGCAAACCTCTTTGTTCCttctgcag CACCTGATGACCAGCATCCAGTGGAGGGAAGTGTTCCAGATAGCAATGGAAACACAGAACACATTCAGCCAAACACAGCAGTTCCACAG ATGTTTAATCCAACTCTCTTGCCTTCTGTTCCTGATGGCGCTCAATCAGGAGAG CTCTCACGTTCTAGCTCAATGAGTTCTCTATCACGAGAA